A window of Roseburia hominis A2-183 genomic DNA:
TGTATCAATATAATAATGATACACCAGTTTTGTTTATTTTGTAAATATAAAATGAAACAAAATGTGAAAAGTTTTCAGCTATATAAGAAATACTTTGGCGATTATTGACAAAATAAACGAAAATAAAGAAACAAAGCGCTGAAAATGCTTGAAATGACGATAGAATGATTGAATTGCTGAAAAAAATATGTTACTTTTGTTTCAAGAGAATGAAAGAATGAAAGAAAATATGAAAGGAGATAACATGAAGGTTGGAATAATCGGGTGTGGAAAAATTGCACAGGTTAGACATATTCCGGAATACCTGGAAAATCCGGATGTAGAAATTGTTGGATATTATGACTGGAATGCTGACCGGGCAGCAGAACTGGCAGCGCAATTTGGCGGCAAGGCATATAGCACGGAGGATGAACTTCTGGCAGACAAGGAGATGGATGCTGTCAGTGTCTGTGTGGCAAATAACGCACATGCAAAAGTTACGATCAAGGCGTTGAATGCTGGAAAGCATGTCCTTTGTGAGAAACCGATGGCAGTAACGCTGGAGGAATGCATGGACATGGTAAAAGCTGCGGATGAAAACGGGAAATATCTGATGATAGGGCAGAACCAGAGATTTGCAAAAGCACATGTAAAGGCGAAAGAGTTAATCTCTGAGGGAGTAATCGGAGACGTAATTACTTTTAAGACGACATTCGGACATGGCGGTCCGGAGACATGGGGAATTGACGGTGCGAAGAACACATGGTTTTTTGACAAATCGCGTTCCGTTATGGGAGCAATGGCAGACCTTGGGGTTCATAAGACGGATCTGATACAGTTTCTGCTTGATTCGAGAGTCATTGAAACAACAGCGCATATAACAACGCTTGACAAGAAGGACGCGCAGGGAAATCTGATCGGTGTGGATGACAATGCAATCTGCATCTATAAGATGGAGAACGGAGTGGTTGGAACCATGACGGCAAGCTGGACTTATTACGGGGAAGAGGATAATTCAACAATTCTTTACGGAACAGAAGGAATTATGAAAATATATGATGATCCGGTTTACTCTATTAAAGTCATCACACGCGGCGGTGAGAAAATTCTATACGACATAGACAAAATTCAAACCAACGATAATCAGACGAAGTCCGGAATCATTGATTCTTTTGTGGAAGCAGTGGTAAATAATCATGAACCTGAAGTGAGCGGAAGGGATGTGCTGAATGCAATGAAAGCAATATTCGCAAGCCTGGAATCTGCAAAAGAGAAAAAAACAATCATGATTCAATAGGAGGATACACGGATGAAACTTGGATTTGTAAGTTCGATACTGGATGGATGGTCTTTTGAAGAAATGATCGATACGGCTGCGGCACAGGGATTTGAATGTGTCGAGATCGCATGCTGGCCTAGTGCAGGGAAGACAGAGAGAAGGTATGCGGGGGTGTGCCATATTGATACAGAGACGCTTGATGATCAGAAGGCGGAGTACATCTTAAACTACTGTAAAGAGCGAAAAATAGAGATATCTTCTCTTGCTTTTTATCCGAACACGATGGATCCGGACGAACAAAAACGCGAAGAGAATATTCGACATCTGAAGAGCGTGATCGATGCCA
This region includes:
- a CDS encoding Gfo/Idh/MocA family protein, which gives rise to MKVGIIGCGKIAQVRHIPEYLENPDVEIVGYYDWNADRAAELAAQFGGKAYSTEDELLADKEMDAVSVCVANNAHAKVTIKALNAGKHVLCEKPMAVTLEECMDMVKAADENGKYLMIGQNQRFAKAHVKAKELISEGVIGDVITFKTTFGHGGPETWGIDGAKNTWFFDKSRSVMGAMADLGVHKTDLIQFLLDSRVIETTAHITTLDKKDAQGNLIGVDDNAICIYKMENGVVGTMTASWTYYGEEDNSTILYGTEGIMKIYDDPVYSIKVITRGGEKILYDIDKIQTNDNQTKSGIIDSFVEAVVNNHEPEVSGRDVLNAMKAIFASLESAKEKKTIMIQ